A single region of the Pseudomonas solani genome encodes:
- the fabB gene encoding beta-ketoacyl-ACP synthase I: MRRVVITGLGIVSCLGNDKETVSSNLRAGRAGIRHNPSYAEMGLRSHVSGSVDLNLEELIDRKIFRFMGDAAAYAYLAMEQAIKDSGLQPEQISNPRTGLIAGSGGASTVNQMEAIDTLREKGVKRIGPYRVTRTMGSTVSACLATPFQIKGVNFSISSACATSAHCIGQAMEQIQLGKQDVVFAGGGEEEHWSQSCLFDAMGALSTQYNDTPEKASRAYDAKRDGFVIAGGGGMVVVEELEHALARGAKIYAEIVGYGATSDGYDMVAPSGEGAIRCMQQALSTVDTPIDYLNTHGTSTPVGDVAEIRGVREVFGDKAPAISSTKSLSGHSLGAAGVHEAIYCLLMMEGNFIAGSANIDELDPEVADLPILRETRENAKLDTIMSNSFGFGGTNATLVLKRFSA; encoded by the coding sequence ATGCGTCGCGTCGTGATCACCGGCCTGGGCATCGTTTCCTGCCTGGGCAATGACAAGGAAACCGTTTCTTCCAACCTGCGTGCAGGCCGGGCCGGCATCCGCCACAACCCGTCCTATGCCGAAATGGGCCTGCGCAGCCACGTTTCCGGTTCGGTCGACCTGAACCTCGAAGAGCTGATCGATCGCAAGATCTTCCGCTTCATGGGCGACGCCGCCGCCTACGCCTACCTGGCGATGGAACAGGCGATCAAGGACTCGGGCCTGCAACCCGAGCAGATCTCCAACCCGCGTACCGGCCTCATCGCAGGCTCGGGCGGTGCCTCCACCGTCAACCAGATGGAAGCCATCGACACCCTGCGCGAGAAGGGCGTCAAGCGCATCGGCCCATACCGTGTGACCCGCACCATGGGCAGCACCGTATCCGCCTGCCTGGCCACCCCCTTCCAGATCAAGGGCGTGAACTTCTCCATCTCCTCCGCGTGCGCCACCAGCGCCCACTGCATCGGCCAGGCCATGGAGCAGATCCAGCTCGGCAAGCAGGACGTGGTCTTCGCCGGCGGCGGTGAAGAAGAGCATTGGAGCCAGAGCTGCCTGTTCGACGCCATGGGCGCCCTCTCCACCCAGTACAACGACACCCCCGAGAAGGCCTCCCGCGCCTACGACGCCAAGCGTGACGGTTTCGTCATCGCCGGCGGCGGCGGCATGGTGGTGGTCGAGGAGCTGGAACACGCCCTCGCCCGCGGCGCCAAGATCTACGCGGAAATCGTCGGCTACGGCGCCACCTCCGACGGCTACGACATGGTCGCGCCGAGCGGCGAAGGCGCGATCCGCTGCATGCAGCAGGCGCTCTCCACCGTCGACACCCCGATCGACTACCTGAACACCCACGGCACCTCCACCCCGGTCGGCGACGTCGCCGAAATCCGCGGCGTGCGTGAAGTGTTCGGCGACAAGGCCCCGGCCATCAGCTCCACCAAGAGCCTGTCCGGTCACAGCCTGGGCGCCGCCGGCGTGCACGAGGCGATCTACTGCCTGCTGATGATGGAAGGCAACTTCATCGCCGGCTCCGCCAACATCGACGAGCTGGACCCGGAAGTGGCCGACCTGCCGATCCTGCGCGAGACCCGCGAGAACGCCAAGCTGGACACCATCATGTCCAACAGCTTCGGCTTCGGCGGCACCAACGCCACCCTGGTGCTCAAGCGCTTCTCGGCCTGA
- the fabA gene encoding 3-hydroxyacyl-[acyl-carrier-protein] dehydratase FabA, whose protein sequence is MTKQNAYSREDLLRCSRGELFGPGNAQLPAPNMLMIDRIVHISETGGKYGKGEIVAELDINPDLWFFACHFEGDPVMPGCLGLDAMWQLVGFYLGWQGNPGRGRALGSGEVKFFGQILPTAKKITYNIQIKRTISRSLILGIADGTVSVDGREIYSAEGLRVGLFTSTDSF, encoded by the coding sequence ATGACAAAACAAAACGCCTATTCCCGGGAAGATCTGCTGCGCTGCAGTCGCGGTGAGCTGTTCGGCCCCGGTAATGCGCAACTGCCCGCCCCCAACATGTTGATGATCGATCGCATCGTCCATATCAGCGAAACCGGCGGGAAGTACGGCAAGGGCGAAATCGTCGCCGAGCTCGACATCAACCCGGACCTGTGGTTCTTCGCCTGCCACTTCGAAGGCGATCCGGTGATGCCGGGCTGCCTCGGCCTGGACGCCATGTGGCAACTGGTCGGCTTCTACCTCGGCTGGCAGGGCAACCCCGGCCGCGGCCGTGCCCTGGGTTCGGGCGAAGTGAAATTCTTCGGCCAGATCCTGCCCACGGCGAAAAAGATCACCTACAACATCCAGATCAAACGCACCATCAGCCGCTCGCTGATCCTCGGCATCGCCGACGGCACCGTCAGCGTCGATGGCCGCGAAATCTACAGCGCCGAAGGCCTTCGCGTCGGCCTGTTCACTTCCACTGACAGCTTTTAA
- a CDS encoding ATP-binding protein encodes MSLRRGWDIHTRTQLISLGPALLLTLLLTGFFTFARLQDLRQELNHTGQLIANQLAPAAEYGVIAGNLPVLEGLLKATLDTPHVRFLEVRDREDNILVYVEQPGSLDRAGPQVEVFHAPIRMQQMKLDSETLFHSERSNGKLASGYLGRVVVGMSNDAFSSRQQEILLKATVLALFALVLTFLLARRLATRLSQPISAMGEAVEAIQGGNYQASLPVVDEGELGDLARHINNLASGLDKASREQQQAIDQLITAREEAEQANRAKSDFLAMMSHELRTPMNGVLGMLQLLETTELNQEQAEYAALAAESTEHLLKVINDILDFSRIERGALELERISFNLLELVQGSVQVFQHSASQRGLALTLETQEGLEQIEVQGDPTRIRQILVNLVGNALKFTEDGGIRVLTQWQPLDDEVLWLTCAVHDSGIGIPPERLEHMFDAFQQADSSISRRYGGTGLGLPIARTLAERMGGTLRAESLEGRGSIFTLEIPLPFRQQEHRASQGNGNEASNGAGQQVLLVEDNPVNQTVIEAMLRSLGYRVSLVGDGAQAVQSASRQHFSAILMDCRLPVLDGYEATRQIRKMNGGARTPIIALTANALQGDREACLEAGMNDYLAKPFKRADLQRVLQRWLGGATDCPPDLR; translated from the coding sequence ATGAGCCTGCGCCGCGGCTGGGACATCCACACCCGTACCCAGTTGATCAGCCTGGGCCCGGCCCTGCTGCTGACGCTGCTGCTCACCGGCTTCTTCACCTTCGCCCGCCTCCAGGACCTGCGCCAGGAGCTGAACCACACCGGCCAGCTGATCGCCAACCAATTGGCGCCGGCCGCCGAATACGGCGTGATCGCCGGCAACCTGCCGGTACTCGAAGGCCTGCTCAAGGCCACCCTGGACACCCCCCACGTGCGCTTCCTCGAAGTGCGCGACCGCGAGGACAACATCCTCGTGTATGTCGAGCAGCCCGGCAGCCTGGATCGCGCCGGGCCCCAGGTGGAGGTGTTCCACGCGCCCATCCGCATGCAGCAGATGAAGCTGGACAGCGAAACCCTGTTCCACAGCGAACGCAGCAACGGCAAGCTCGCCAGCGGCTACCTGGGCCGCGTGGTGGTGGGCATGTCCAACGATGCGTTCAGCAGCCGCCAGCAGGAAATCCTCCTCAAGGCCACGGTGCTCGCCCTCTTCGCCCTGGTGCTCACCTTCCTGTTGGCGCGGCGCCTGGCCACCCGCCTGTCGCAGCCCATCAGCGCCATGGGCGAAGCGGTGGAGGCCATCCAGGGCGGCAACTACCAGGCCAGCCTGCCGGTGGTGGACGAAGGCGAGCTGGGCGACCTGGCCCGGCACATCAATAACCTCGCCAGCGGCCTGGACAAGGCCAGCCGCGAGCAGCAGCAGGCCATCGACCAACTGATCACCGCCCGCGAAGAGGCCGAGCAGGCCAACCGCGCGAAATCCGACTTCCTGGCGATGATGAGCCACGAGCTGCGCACGCCCATGAACGGCGTGCTGGGCATGCTGCAACTTCTTGAAACAACGGAACTGAACCAGGAGCAGGCCGAATACGCCGCCCTGGCCGCCGAGTCCACCGAGCACCTGCTCAAGGTGATCAACGACATCCTCGACTTCTCCCGCATCGAGCGCGGCGCCCTGGAGCTGGAGCGCATCTCCTTCAACCTGCTGGAGCTGGTGCAGGGCTCGGTGCAGGTGTTCCAGCACAGCGCCTCGCAGCGCGGCCTGGCGCTGACCCTGGAGACCCAGGAAGGCCTGGAGCAGATCGAGGTGCAAGGCGACCCGACGCGCATCCGCCAGATCCTGGTCAACCTGGTGGGCAACGCGCTGAAATTCACCGAGGACGGCGGTATCCGCGTGCTCACCCAATGGCAGCCGCTGGACGACGAGGTGCTCTGGCTCACCTGCGCCGTGCACGACAGCGGCATCGGCATCCCGCCGGAACGCCTGGAGCACATGTTCGACGCCTTCCAGCAGGCCGACAGCTCCATCTCCCGGCGCTACGGCGGCACCGGACTGGGCCTGCCCATCGCCCGCACCCTGGCCGAGCGCATGGGCGGTACCCTGCGCGCCGAAAGCCTGGAAGGGCGGGGCTCGATCTTCACCCTGGAAATCCCCCTGCCGTTCCGCCAGCAGGAGCACCGCGCCAGCCAGGGCAACGGCAACGAAGCCAGCAACGGCGCGGGTCAGCAGGTGCTGCTGGTGGAAGACAACCCGGTCAACCAGACGGTGATCGAAGCCATGCTGCGCAGCCTCGGCTACCGCGTCAGCCTGGTGGGCGACGGCGCCCAGGCGGTGCAGAGCGCCTCGCGGCAACACTTCTCGGCGATCCTCATGGACTGCCGCCTGCCGGTGCTCGACGGCTACGAAGCCACCCGACAGATTCGCAAGATGAATGGTGGCGCCCGCACGCCGATCATCGCCCTCACCGCCAACGCCCTGCAGGGCGACCGCGAAGCCTGCCTGGAAGCCGGCATGAACGACTACCTGGCCAAGCCCTTCAAACGGGCCGACCTGCAGCGCGTCCTGCAGCGCTGGCTGGGCGGCGCGACGGATTGCCCCCCCGACCTTCGGTGA
- a CDS encoding AMP-binding protein produces MADAVRLPLEMFFEREARHPNKRYLVQPLSGGRVEELTWGDVGDQARRAASWLRGRDLPPGSRIAIISKNCAHWIVADLAIWMAGHISVPLYPNLTAESVNQVLAHSETALAFIGKLDDWPAMAGGIPEGVATIALPIHPEGDFSYHWSELQAESPIRDNPKTSADQLATIIYTSGTTGTPKGVMQTFGNFAFAAGHGVQLFKTSEEDRLLSYLPLCHVAERMFVEMASLYAGQTVFFAESLDTFLEDLKRARPTAIFGVPRIWTKFQMGVYAKMPAQKLERLLKLPIIGRIVGRKVLAGLGLDAVRVALCGAAPVPEALLHWYKRLGLDVLEVYGMTENCGYSHVCRPGEQMTGWIGRNSPGVEVRIHDDGEVQVRSGATMQGYYKDAEKTAETITPDGFLRTGDKGEQDAAGNLRLTGRIKEIFKTSKGKYVAPAPIENRLAVHTRIEQVCVVGDGLPQPMALCVLSDVGRHEAANGTRAELEGSLRELLEQVNEALDKHERLLGLVLVKEVWAVDNGFLTPTLKIKRSVVEGTYGSRFPEWIERRQAVLWHE; encoded by the coding sequence GTGGCTGATGCAGTCCGTTTGCCGCTTGAGATGTTTTTCGAGCGAGAAGCACGTCATCCCAACAAACGCTACCTGGTCCAACCGCTTTCCGGCGGCAGGGTCGAGGAGCTGACCTGGGGTGATGTCGGCGACCAGGCGCGACGCGCCGCCAGCTGGCTGAGAGGGCGCGACCTGCCGCCCGGCAGCCGCATCGCCATCATTTCCAAGAATTGCGCCCACTGGATAGTCGCGGACCTGGCGATCTGGATGGCCGGGCACATCTCCGTTCCCCTCTACCCGAACCTCACCGCCGAGTCGGTGAACCAGGTGCTGGCCCACTCGGAAACGGCGCTGGCCTTCATCGGCAAGCTGGACGACTGGCCTGCCATGGCCGGTGGCATTCCCGAAGGCGTGGCCACCATCGCGCTGCCGATCCACCCCGAGGGTGACTTCAGCTACCACTGGAGCGAGCTGCAGGCGGAGTCGCCGATCCGCGACAACCCCAAGACCAGCGCCGACCAGCTGGCCACCATCATCTACACCTCCGGCACCACCGGTACGCCCAAGGGCGTGATGCAGACCTTCGGCAACTTCGCCTTCGCCGCCGGCCATGGCGTGCAGCTGTTCAAGACCAGCGAAGAAGACCGCCTGCTGTCCTACCTGCCGCTGTGCCACGTGGCCGAGCGCATGTTCGTCGAAATGGCTTCCTTGTATGCCGGGCAGACGGTGTTCTTCGCCGAAAGCCTGGATACCTTCCTCGAAGACCTCAAGCGTGCGCGGCCCACGGCCATCTTCGGCGTGCCGCGCATCTGGACCAAGTTCCAGATGGGCGTCTACGCGAAGATGCCGGCGCAGAAGCTCGAACGCCTGCTCAAGCTGCCGATCATCGGCCGCATCGTTGGCCGCAAGGTGCTCGCCGGGCTTGGCCTGGATGCCGTGCGCGTGGCCCTGTGCGGTGCCGCGCCGGTGCCCGAGGCGCTGCTGCACTGGTACAAGCGCCTGGGCCTGGACGTGCTCGAGGTCTACGGCATGACCGAGAACTGCGGCTATTCCCACGTGTGCCGCCCCGGTGAACAGATGACCGGCTGGATCGGCCGCAACAGCCCCGGCGTCGAAGTGCGCATCCATGACGATGGCGAAGTGCAGGTGCGCAGCGGTGCCACCATGCAGGGCTACTACAAGGACGCGGAGAAGACCGCCGAGACCATCACCCCCGACGGCTTCCTGCGTACCGGCGACAAGGGCGAACAGGACGCCGCCGGCAACCTGCGCCTCACCGGGCGCATCAAGGAAATCTTCAAGACCAGCAAGGGCAAGTACGTGGCCCCGGCGCCCATCGAGAACCGCCTGGCGGTGCACACCCGCATCGAGCAGGTGTGCGTGGTGGGCGATGGCCTGCCGCAACCGATGGCGCTGTGCGTGCTTTCCGATGTCGGTCGCCACGAAGCCGCCAACGGCACCCGCGCCGAGCTGGAGGGCAGCCTGCGCGAGCTCTTGGAGCAGGTGAACGAGGCGCTCGACAAGCACGAGCGGCTGCTCGGCCTGGTGCTGGTGAAGGAGGTCTGGGCGGTCGACAACGGCTTCCTCACGCCTACCCTGAAGATCAAGCGCAGCGTGGTGGAAGGCACCTACGGCTCGCGCTTCCCCGAATGGATCGAGCGCCGCCAGGCGGTGCTCTGGCACGAGTGA
- a CDS encoding methyl-accepting chemotaxis protein — translation MFLRQFPIAPRAAFGFAIITLLLVLTGLFSLNRMSVINDASTEISQSWLPSVRTIAQINLSLTELRQVQLGHVLATDQSSQQFLETRMREIIAQLDKAESTYKAGIDPGRDQQLFDRYTQERQGFIAGVDKLLAMSKGGEKAAATELLQGPLLDNYRTTLKALNELSDYNTQGADAANTQADENYASATTAVISVLVIAALITVALAWALTRSITLPLSEAVQAAGVVASGDLTGRIDTAGKDEPAQLLTALLRMQQQLRGTIQQIGTSATQLASAAEELNAVTEEGNRSLTRQHDEIEMAATAVNEMTAAVEEVARNASSTSDASRASEESAQDGRDRVQQTVQAIRSMSQEVAHTSTLVEGLADRAQSISKVLDVIRAIAEQTNLLALNAAIEAARAGEQGRGFAVVADEVRALAHRTQESTREIEQMIGSIQSGTGEAVGAMNQNDQRARQMLEIAEAAGRALVEITEQVSQINERTLVIASAAEEQAQVAREVDRNLVNIRDISVQTATGANQTAAASHELSRLAVELNGMVARFTV, via the coding sequence ATGTTCCTGCGCCAGTTCCCCATCGCGCCACGCGCCGCCTTCGGCTTCGCCATCATCACGTTGCTGCTGGTGTTGACCGGCCTGTTCTCGCTCAACCGCATGTCGGTGATCAACGACGCCTCCACCGAGATCAGCCAGAGCTGGCTGCCCAGCGTGCGCACCATCGCCCAGATCAACCTGTCCCTGACCGAACTGCGCCAGGTGCAGCTCGGCCATGTCCTGGCGACGGATCAGTCCTCCCAGCAGTTCCTCGAAACGCGCATGCGCGAAATCATCGCCCAGCTCGACAAGGCCGAAAGCACCTACAAGGCCGGCATCGACCCGGGCCGCGACCAGCAGCTGTTCGACCGCTACACCCAGGAGCGCCAGGGCTTCATCGCCGGTGTCGACAAGCTGCTCGCCATGTCCAAGGGCGGTGAGAAGGCGGCCGCCACCGAACTGCTCCAAGGCCCGCTGCTGGACAACTACCGCACCACCCTCAAGGCGCTCAACGAACTCTCCGACTACAACACCCAGGGCGCCGACGCCGCCAACACCCAGGCAGACGAGAACTACGCCAGCGCCACCACCGCCGTCATCAGCGTGCTGGTGATCGCCGCACTGATCACCGTCGCCCTCGCCTGGGCCCTCACCCGCAGCATCACCCTGCCCCTGAGCGAAGCCGTGCAGGCGGCCGGCGTGGTGGCCAGCGGTGACCTTACCGGGCGTATCGACACCGCCGGCAAGGACGAACCGGCGCAGCTGCTCACCGCCCTGTTGCGCATGCAGCAGCAATTGCGCGGCACCATCCAGCAGATCGGCACCTCCGCCACCCAGTTGGCCTCCGCCGCCGAGGAACTCAACGCGGTGACCGAGGAAGGCAACCGCTCCCTCACCCGCCAGCACGACGAAATCGAAATGGCCGCCACCGCCGTCAACGAGATGACCGCCGCCGTGGAAGAGGTCGCGCGCAACGCCAGTTCCACCTCCGACGCCTCCCGTGCCTCCGAGGAATCGGCGCAGGACGGGCGCGACCGCGTGCAGCAGACGGTGCAGGCGATCCGCAGCATGAGCCAGGAAGTCGCCCACACCTCCACCCTGGTGGAAGGCCTGGCCGACCGCGCACAAAGCATCAGCAAGGTGCTGGACGTGATCCGCGCCATCGCCGAGCAGACCAACCTGCTGGCCCTCAACGCCGCCATCGAGGCCGCCCGTGCCGGCGAGCAGGGCCGTGGCTTCGCCGTGGTCGCCGACGAGGTCCGCGCCCTCGCCCACCGCACCCAGGAATCCACCCGCGAAATCGAGCAGATGATCGGCAGCATCCAGAGCGGCACCGGCGAAGCCGTGGGCGCCATGAACCAGAACGACCAGCGCGCCCGGCAGATGCTGGAAATCGCCGAAGCCGCCGGCCGCGCCCTGGTGGAGATCACCGAGCAGGTCAGCCAGATCAACGAACGCACCCTGGTCATTGCCAGCGCCGCCGAAGAGCAGGCCCAGGTGGCCCGCGAAGTGGACCGCAACCTGGTGAACATCCGCGACATCTCGGTGCAGACCGCCACCGGTGCCAACCAGACCGCCGCCGCCAGCCACGAGCTGTCGCGCCTGGCCGTGGAGCTCAACGGTATGGTCGCGCGCTTCACCGTCTGA
- a CDS encoding hotdog fold thioesterase: MSLWRQTPDLEKLNASQQGTIGGLLDIRFEAFDDESITASMVVDSRTHQPYGLLHGGASVVLAESLGSTASFLCIDTSRFYCVGLEVNANHLRGLRSGRVTAVARPVHLGRTTHVWDIRLSGDDGKPSCISRLTMAIVPLGEQPPKG, from the coding sequence ATGAGCCTGTGGCGCCAGACCCCTGACCTCGAAAAACTCAATGCCTCCCAGCAGGGCACCATCGGTGGCCTGCTGGACATCCGCTTCGAAGCCTTCGACGACGAATCCATCACCGCCAGCATGGTGGTCGACAGCCGCACCCACCAGCCCTACGGCCTGCTCCACGGCGGCGCCTCGGTGGTGCTGGCCGAGAGCCTCGGCTCCACCGCCAGCTTCCTCTGCATCGACACCAGCCGCTTCTACTGCGTGGGCCTGGAGGTCAACGCCAACCACCTGCGTGGCCTGCGCAGCGGTCGTGTCACCGCCGTCGCCCGCCCGGTGCACCTGGGCCGCACCACCCACGTCTGGGACATCCGCCTCAGCGGCGACGACGGCAAGCCCAGCTGCATCTCGCGCCTGACCATGGCCATCGTCCCCCTGGGCGAGCAGCCGCCGAAGGGGTGA
- a CDS encoding NAD(P)H-dependent glycerol-3-phosphate dehydrogenase produces MTQQQSIAVLGGGSFGTAIANLLGENGKSVQQWMRDPEQAEAIRANRENPRYLKGVKIHPGVEPTTDLDAVLASCELIFVAIPSSALRKVLEPVAGQLKGRMLVSLTKGIEAQSFLLMSQILEDIAPEARIGVLSGPNLAREVADHALTATVVASEDAELCQQVQAALHGKTFRVYASADRFGVELGGALKNVYAIIAGMAAALGMGENTKSMLITRALAEMTRFAVKLGANPMTFLGLAGVGDLIVTCSSPKSRNYQVGHALGEGLSLEDAVARLGEVAEGVNTLKVLKARAEELQVYMPLVAGLHAILFEGRTLAQVIEALMRAEPKTDVDFIPTSGF; encoded by the coding sequence ATGACTCAACAGCAATCGATCGCGGTGCTGGGCGGCGGCAGCTTCGGCACCGCCATCGCCAACCTCCTGGGCGAGAACGGCAAGAGCGTGCAGCAGTGGATGCGCGACCCGGAGCAGGCCGAGGCGATCCGCGCCAACCGCGAGAACCCGCGCTACCTCAAGGGGGTGAAGATCCACCCCGGCGTCGAGCCCACCACCGACCTGGATGCGGTGCTCGCCAGCTGCGAGCTGATCTTCGTCGCCATCCCCTCCAGCGCGCTGCGCAAGGTGCTCGAACCGGTGGCTGGCCAGCTGAAGGGCCGCATGCTGGTCAGCCTGACCAAGGGCATCGAGGCGCAGAGCTTCCTGCTGATGAGCCAGATACTCGAAGACATCGCCCCCGAGGCGCGCATCGGCGTGCTGTCCGGCCCCAACCTGGCCCGCGAAGTGGCCGACCACGCGCTGACCGCCACCGTGGTCGCCAGTGAAGACGCCGAGCTGTGCCAGCAGGTGCAGGCCGCGCTGCACGGCAAGACCTTCCGCGTCTATGCCAGTGCCGACCGCTTCGGCGTCGAGCTGGGCGGCGCGCTGAAGAACGTCTACGCCATCATCGCCGGCATGGCCGCCGCGCTGGGCATGGGCGAGAACACCAAGAGCATGCTGATCACCCGCGCCCTGGCGGAAATGACCCGTTTCGCGGTGAAGCTCGGCGCCAACCCCATGACCTTCCTCGGCCTGGCCGGCGTCGGCGACCTGATCGTCACCTGCTCCTCGCCCAAGAGCCGCAACTACCAGGTTGGCCATGCCCTGGGCGAAGGCCTGAGCCTGGAAGACGCCGTCGCCCGCCTCGGCGAGGTGGCCGAGGGCGTCAACACCCTCAAGGTGCTCAAGGCGCGTGCCGAAGAGCTGCAGGTGTACATGCCGCTGGTCGCGGGCCTGCATGCCATTCTTTTCGAGGGGCGTACGCTGGCCCAGGTGATCGAAGCGCTGATGCGCGCCGAGCCGAAGACCGATGTCGACTTCATTCCCACCAGCGGCTTCTGA
- a CDS encoding DUF4389 domain-containing protein, with protein MSEEREDLQRESILLRVLWMLIFVVVWQLAEIVLGVVVLAQLGYRAFYGAPNGGLMGFGDSLSQYLMQIGRFGTFNTEEKPWPFADWPAPRAPEGEAAHSVPPAPHPVRDEEPKL; from the coding sequence ATGAGTGAAGAGCGCGAAGACCTGCAGCGCGAGTCCATCCTGCTGCGCGTGCTGTGGATGCTGATCTTCGTCGTCGTCTGGCAACTGGCCGAGATCGTCCTCGGCGTGGTGGTCCTGGCGCAGCTTGGCTACCGCGCCTTCTATGGCGCGCCCAATGGCGGCCTGATGGGCTTCGGCGACAGCCTCAGCCAGTACCTGATGCAGATCGGCCGCTTCGGCACCTTCAACACCGAAGAGAAGCCCTGGCCCTTCGCTGATTGGCCCGCACCGCGCGCGCCGGAAGGCGAGGCCGCCCATTCGGTGCCGCCGGCGCCGCACCCGGTACGAGACGAAGAGCCCAAGCTGTGA
- the sixA gene encoding phosphohistidine phosphatase SixA, producing the protein MRLWLLRHGEAEPRAATDAERPLTRNGRQEVLHAAARLAGRPLQRIIASPYLRAQQTAELVREALDFQGAIITLPWLTPESDPREALAQLAEREEGELLLVTHNPFVGELAGLLLHGHRQQPLPMGTASLAELEGDMALAGLMELRSLHHAHRI; encoded by the coding sequence GTGAGGCTGTGGCTGCTGCGCCACGGTGAGGCCGAACCCCGCGCCGCCACCGACGCCGAGCGCCCGCTGACCCGCAATGGCCGCCAGGAAGTGCTGCATGCCGCCGCACGCCTGGCCGGCCGGCCGCTGCAGCGGATCATCGCCAGCCCCTACCTGCGTGCCCAGCAGACCGCCGAACTGGTGCGCGAGGCGCTGGATTTCCAGGGCGCGATCATCACGCTGCCCTGGCTCACGCCCGAAAGCGACCCGCGCGAAGCCCTTGCGCAACTGGCCGAGCGGGAGGAGGGCGAGCTGCTGCTGGTGACCCACAACCCCTTCGTCGGTGAACTCGCCGGCCTGCTGCTCCATGGCCACCGCCAGCAACCGCTGCCCATGGGCACCGCCAGCCTTGCCGAGCTGGAGGGCGACATGGCCCTGGCGGGGCTGATGGAACTGCGCTCCCTGCACCACGCCCACCGGATCTGA